One part of the Pseudomonadota bacterium genome encodes these proteins:
- a CDS encoding J domain-containing protein, translated as MAGKDYYAVLGVGKKASEEEIKKAFRKLARKYHPDMNPDNAAAEKKFKEISEAYEVLSDAKKRKEYDTYGETFQQPGGGFHGHPGAGAYGFDLNDLFGGGMGGGRSRSKTFTSGGDPADIFADLFGSSGGFQQQARPRKGEDISYAVEISFAEAVQGTELRLQINHRKVTVRIPPGTNNNSKLRVKGKGQPGAHGGPAGDLLLQVKVQVDETFTMKGHNLHCTVSIPLTTAILGGRVDVPTFAGKAMLTLPPGTQPGQKFRLQAKG; from the coding sequence GTGGCTGGAAAAGATTATTATGCTGTTCTCGGGGTGGGTAAAAAAGCTTCTGAAGAAGAGATTAAAAAGGCATTTCGAAAATTGGCCCGTAAGTATCACCCCGATATGAATCCGGATAATGCCGCTGCCGAAAAGAAGTTTAAAGAGATTAGTGAGGCCTATGAAGTCCTCAGTGATGCAAAAAAACGAAAAGAATATGATACCTATGGGGAAACCTTTCAGCAGCCGGGAGGGGGATTCCATGGCCACCCCGGCGCTGGAGCTTACGGTTTTGATTTGAATGATCTTTTTGGCGGTGGAATGGGAGGAGGCAGGAGCAGGAGTAAGACGTTTACTTCTGGAGGTGATCCTGCTGATATATTCGCGGATCTTTTCGGCAGTTCCGGTGGATTTCAACAGCAGGCGAGACCGCGAAAAGGTGAGGATATTTCTTACGCGGTTGAAATTTCCTTTGCTGAAGCGGTTCAGGGAACGGAATTGCGGTTGCAGATTAACCATCGGAAGGTAACGGTGAGGATTCCGCCTGGAACCAATAATAATTCAAAACTGCGGGTTAAAGGGAAAGGTCAACCGGGGGCTCATGGAGGTCCGGCCGGCGATCTGCTGCTGCAGGTGAAAGTTCAGGTGGATGAAACTTTCACCATGAAAGGTCATAATCTTCACTGTACGGTAAGTATTCCGCTGACCACGGCTATTCTTGGTGGTCGGGTTGACGTGCCGACCTTTGCTGGCAAAGCGATGCTGACTCTGCCTCCCGGAACTCAGCCTGGTCAGAAATTTCGTTTGCAGGCTAAAGG
- the pnp gene encoding polyribonucleotide nucleotidyltransferase has product MKRYCKLEVEESNIVLETGKLAKQAGGSVVVRSGDTMVLVTAVADRKGREGIDFFPLTVDYREKTYAAGKIPGGFFKREGRPTDRETLTSRLIDRPIRPLFPKGFTCETQVIATVISVDGKHDAAILALTGASAALMISDIPFTGPIAGVRVGRIDGKLVSNPLQDEMENSDLDIVMACSYEAVVMVEGGARELPEDVIIEALKFGHQAAQPLLQAQEEMAKQVGKQKRVVVAPQLDEQLTAVVVEEYGSRFDEGLAISDKLERRDYFSDLKAEIAVQLENHDIQVNDLGEVFENQLSTAIRQQIYQQKVRIGGRAVDEVRQISCEVGLLPRVHGSALFTRGETQALVTGTLGTSSDEQRIDSLLGESFKRFMLHYNFPPFSVGEARFLRGPGRREIGHGLLAERALTPVLPSDEEFPYTIRVVSDILESNGSSSMATVCGGSLALMDGGVPLKAPVAGIAMGLVKEGDDFIVLSDILGDEDHVGDMDFKVAGTREGITAIQMDIKITGISQEIMKKALDQAREGRFTILGIMEKCLAESREEISTYAPRIITVTVHQDKIRDVIGPGGKNIRAIVEKTGAKIDIEDSGEIKIASADEDAADMAIAMIRDLTQEAEVGKIYLGKVQKIMDFGAFVEIFPGTDGLVHISQLAHERVRNVRDVLKEGDEVLVKVLEVDRQGKIKLSRKDALDEKKDK; this is encoded by the coding sequence ATGAAGCGTTATTGTAAACTGGAAGTTGAAGAAAGTAATATTGTCCTGGAAACAGGGAAATTAGCCAAACAGGCTGGTGGTTCGGTAGTGGTTCGCTCGGGTGATACCATGGTTCTGGTGACTGCTGTTGCCGACCGAAAAGGGCGGGAGGGGATAGATTTTTTCCCGCTTACTGTTGATTATCGTGAAAAGACTTATGCTGCCGGCAAAATCCCCGGTGGTTTTTTTAAGCGGGAAGGTCGTCCTACGGATCGTGAGACCCTGACCTCCAGGCTCATCGACAGACCTATCCGGCCATTATTTCCCAAAGGCTTTACTTGTGAAACCCAGGTAATTGCCACGGTTATTTCAGTAGATGGAAAACATGATGCCGCCATCCTGGCCTTGACCGGAGCCTCTGCGGCATTGATGATATCCGATATCCCCTTTACCGGCCCCATTGCCGGGGTCCGTGTTGGTCGTATTGATGGGAAGTTGGTGAGCAATCCACTTCAGGACGAAATGGAGAACAGTGACCTTGATATAGTTATGGCCTGCAGTTATGAGGCTGTGGTCATGGTTGAGGGTGGTGCCCGGGAATTGCCGGAAGATGTTATTATTGAGGCCCTTAAGTTTGGTCACCAGGCGGCGCAGCCCCTGCTGCAGGCTCAGGAAGAGATGGCCAAACAGGTTGGTAAACAAAAGCGGGTTGTTGTTGCTCCTCAGCTTGATGAACAGCTGACTGCCGTGGTGGTGGAAGAGTATGGTTCACGCTTTGATGAAGGTCTGGCTATCAGTGACAAACTGGAAAGGCGGGATTATTTCAGTGACTTGAAAGCTGAAATTGCCGTGCAGCTGGAAAACCATGATATTCAGGTGAATGATCTCGGCGAAGTATTTGAAAACCAGTTGTCAACCGCTATCCGGCAGCAGATTTATCAGCAAAAAGTTCGGATCGGGGGGCGCGCAGTTGATGAAGTCAGGCAGATATCCTGCGAGGTTGGTCTGTTGCCCCGGGTTCATGGCTCTGCTCTGTTTACCAGAGGTGAAACCCAGGCCCTGGTTACCGGTACCTTAGGGACTTCATCGGATGAACAGCGGATTGATTCCCTGCTTGGGGAAAGTTTTAAACGGTTTATGTTGCATTATAATTTTCCTCCTTTCAGTGTTGGCGAAGCGCGTTTCCTTCGGGGACCGGGACGGCGTGAAATTGGTCATGGACTTCTGGCTGAACGGGCTCTGACCCCGGTTCTGCCCAGTGATGAAGAGTTTCCCTATACGATCCGGGTGGTTTCAGATATCCTTGAGTCCAATGGTTCATCTTCAATGGCCACGGTTTGTGGTGGTTCGCTGGCCTTGATGGATGGAGGTGTGCCCCTGAAAGCCCCGGTAGCCGGAATTGCCATGGGACTAGTTAAGGAGGGGGATGATTTTATCGTGCTTAGCGATATCCTGGGTGATGAAGATCACGTCGGTGATATGGATTTCAAGGTGGCCGGAACCCGGGAAGGCATTACTGCTATCCAGATGGATATCAAAATTACCGGGATCAGCCAGGAAATTATGAAGAAAGCCCTGGATCAGGCCCGGGAAGGTCGGTTCACCATTCTGGGGATTATGGAAAAATGTCTGGCTGAATCACGGGAAGAAATTTCCACCTATGCTCCCAGGATTATTACTGTTACTGTTCACCAGGATAAAATTCGTGACGTGATTGGGCCGGGCGGGAAAAATATCCGGGCCATTGTTGAAAAAACCGGGGCTAAGATTGATATTGAGGACAGCGGTGAAATAAAAATTGCCTCTGCAGATGAAGATGCTGCCGATATGGCTATTGCCATGATTCGCGACTTGACCCAGGAAGCCGAAGTTGGGAAAATATACCTGGGTAAAGTACAGAAAATCATGGATTTTGGTGCCTTTGTGGAAATATTTCCCGGCACTGATGGCTTGGTACACATATCGCAGCTTGCCCATGAACGGGTTCGCAATGTCAGGGATGTTCTGAAGGAGGGCGATGAGGTTTTGGTGAAAGTTCTGGAAGTTGATCGCCAGGGGAAAATTAAGCTTTCCCGCAAGGATGCCCTTGATGAAAAGAAAGACAAGTAG